From one Mya arenaria isolate MELC-2E11 chromosome 4, ASM2691426v1 genomic stretch:
- the LOC128232883 gene encoding uncharacterized protein LOC128232883 gives MATGGTSIYKGSDLIYDFSCSKCEENDFNTEAQHFCLDCEHHLCDKCVGLHNGYHTKHTVYGRGDVEQWMRSSIDRCDQHGKELEVHCDDHQELCCSVCVALNHRMCNSISHLPDLAKGFHKKADFQQLSATVDKMRSRLDELKNAGTKFQAELKDSYKKIVAEIKALRKEIDSILNQLENATIEQVENMICDLENDVKDDVEKCLKINIQLKHLMEKINQLFGKRKDTNSYIGYNKCTVKLTQAENLIGEIQKRPKKEIQFVSDKTIESFLESLKSLGLIESKCSKEQKDCLYQVVRSKQLNVKIQDDKELCTITGVCELPSGHIVISDCKNYKVKLLNSEFQVIDHCDLPAPPSSVCHIAAGEVAVALCYGDDDDDDDDDYDDDDDDDDDDDDDDDDDGGGGGGDDNINEVQFINVTGGILQKVRKFTTDHYCTSIAHHQGKLFVGSGTALYQYTMDGELVKKIHEDKTGDITVFHCAVSPGGERIYVSNIDENKLISLDQAGQMLSAFEDPELESPTGVCDRLSGQVFVCCANNNTVIQLDSEGTKKLAIVAREVDGINKPWSVGFIESTSTIIVGRCDSDNIVVLQIEKIGES, from the exons ATGGCAACTGGAGGGACATCCATTTACAAAGGATCTGACCTGATTTATGACTTCAGTTGTTCCAAGTGTGAGGAAAATGACTTTAACACTGAGGCCCAGCACTTCTGTCTAGATTGTGAACACCATCTGTGTGACAAGTGTGTGGGGCTACATAATGGCTACCATACGAAGCACACTGTATATGGGCGTGGTGATGTTGAGCAGTGGATGAGGTCATCAATTGACAGATGTGACCAACATGGCAAAGAGCTGGAGGTCCACTGTGATGATCACCAGGAACTTTGCTGCAGTGTCTGTGTTGCACTCAACCACAg gATGTGCAACAGCATCAGTCACCTCCCTGACCTTGCGAAAGGCTTCCACAAGAAGGCCGATTTCCAGCAGCTGTCAGCAACGGTGGACAAGATGAGGAGCAGGCTGGATGAGCTCAAGAACGCAGGGACAAAATTCCAGGCTGAACTTAAGGACTCGTATAAAAAGATTGTAGCTGAAATCAAGGCTCTTCGGAAGGAAATAGATTCTATTCTTAATCAGCTTGAAAATGCAACAATAGAACAAGTAGAAAACATGATTTGTGATTTGGAAAACGATGTCAAAGACGATgttgaaaaatgtttgaagataaaTATTCAACTGAAACATCTGATGGAAAAAATCAATCAGTTGTTCGGAAAACGTAAGGATACAAATTCCTACATTGGATACAATAAATGTACTGTTAAATTAACCCAGGCCGAAAATCTGATTGGTGAAATACAGAAAAGACCGAAGAAAGAGATACAGTTTGTATCGGACAAAACCATTGAGTCGTTCCTCGAAAGTCTGAAATCATTGGGGTTGATTGAGAGTAAATGTTCCAAAGAACAAAAAGATTGTCTGTATCAGGTTGTAAGATCAAAgcagttaaatgttaaaattcaaGATGATAAAGAGTTGTGCACCATCACTGGGGTATGTGAGCTCCCAAGTGGACACATAGTCATCTCAGATTGTAAAAACTACAAGGTGAAGCTTCTGAACAGTGAATTTCAAGTCATTGATCATTGTGATCTTCCTGCCCCTCCCAGTTCCGTATGTCACATTGCAGCCGGTGAGGTAGCTGTAGCATTATGttatggtgatgatgatgatgatgatgatgatgattatgatgatgatgatgatgatgatgatgatgatgatgatgatgatgatgatgatggtggtggtggtggtggtgatgataaCATAAATGAAGTACAATTTATCAACGTCACTGGAGGAATACTGCAGAAAGTGAGAAAGTTCACCACAGACCATTACTGCACCTCTATCGCTCACCACCAGGGCAAGCTGTTTGTGGGATCCGGTACTGCACTGTACCAGTACACCATGGATGGAGAACTTGTTAAGAAGATCCATGAAGACAAGACTGGTGACATAACAGTCTTTCATTGTGCTGTGAGTCCTGGTGGCGAGAgaatatatgtttcaaacattgatgaaaataaattgatttcacTGGATCAAGCCGGCCAAATGTTATCCGCATTTGAAGATCCTGAATTAGAAAGTCCGACTGGAGTATGCGACAGACTGAGTGGCCAAGTGTTTGTGTGTTGTGCTAATAATAACACTGTAATACAGTTGGATAGTGAGGGGACAAAGAAGCTGGCCATAGTGGCAAGGGAAGTCGATGGTATAAACAAACCATGGTCAGTTGGGTTTATTGAGAGCACGTCTACCATTATTGTTGGTCGATGTGATAGTGATAACATTGTTGTTCTTCAGATAGAGAAGATAGGAGAATCTTGA